The following proteins are encoded in a genomic region of Drosophila willistoni isolate 14030-0811.24 chromosome 3R, UCI_dwil_1.1, whole genome shotgun sequence:
- the LOC124462111 gene encoding uncharacterized protein LOC124462111 isoform X3 has translation MSNAVQLSDFTLDQLKQWLSTLNMPTNGSRNELVLRLYSVPVETRGLAPPGWNEHDNSEHNLDDIQLMPNPDQLNEASIGDAIPRSVQQEAVNSNFNNNNDVALVQQLLQQLQLLIPRIEHGHDLGRSFQNSENNGNATGNVIDNNVANENIDDSSIPINGNATVEATNQYSGNSNGESMGIAFSLAKEVLMDFNGESCSKKWVAQLKNIGEVYNIGNTHLRMLFICKMKGKAHSWLHSEVTRIREPVAVLCEQLMAAFGEKMSKSQMRRHFEQRNWKFGEKFAVYLDDKLMLANNINIDEEELLDKVIEGIPDKGLRTQARIQCFANPKQMLAAFAEIHLEDIRRAAKDENETGRANKLQEMRCRRCNIRGHLVKDCNRPDRVPGSCFICGSMEHWAAKCPDRKGSRETNGLNRTNQSSNNFFP, from the exons ATGAGTAACGCAGTTCAACTATCCGATTTCACCCTCGACCAACTAAAACAATGGCTATCAACTTTAAACATGCCAACAAACGGCTCAAGAAACGAATTAGTGCTTCGTCTGTATAGTGTGCCAGTCGAAACACGTGGTCTTGCCCCACCTGGTTGGAACGAACATGATAATTCAGAGCATAATTTAGACGACATCCAATTGATGCCTAACCCAGACCAATTAAATGAAGCGTCAATTGGCGACGCAATTCCGAGAAGCGTACAACAAGAAGCGGTAAACTCCaatttcaacaacaacaacgatgtCGCGTTGGTTCAACAATTACTACAACAACTTCAACTGCTGATTCCTAGAATCGAGCATGGCCACGATTTGGGCAGATCTTTCCAGAATTCGGAAAACAATGGCAACGCCACTGGCAATGTTATCGATAACAACGTAGCTAATGAGAATATCGATGACAGCAGCATTCCCATCAATGGCAACGCCACAGTCGAAGCCACCAACCAATACTCTGGCAACTCAAACGGCGAATCGATGGGTATAGCTTTTTCACTGGCGAAGGAAGTATTGATGGACTTCAATGGCGAATCGTGCTCCAAAAAGTGGGTGGCTCAGCTTAAAAATATCGGTGAAGTGTATAACATAGGCAACACTCACTTACGAATGCTATTCATTTGCAAGATGAAAGGCAAGGCGCATTCATGGCTTCATTCGGAGGTTACACGTATTCGCGAGCCAGTAGCAGTACTATGCGAACAGTTAATGGCAGCTTTTGGAGAGAAGATGTCCAAGTCACAAATGCGTCGTCATTTCGAACAGCGTAATTGGAAGTTTGGCGAAAAGTTTGCAGTTTATCTGGACGACAAACTAATGTTAGCCAACAATATTAACATCGATGAAGAGGAGCTCCTTGATAAAGTTATCGAGGGTATACCTGACAAGGGATTACGCACTCAAGCACGGATCCAATGTTTCGCCAACCCTAAGCAGATGTTAGCTGCTTTCGCTGAGATACATCTAGAGGACATTCGACGCGCAGCTAAAGATGAAAACGAAACTGGCAGAGCAAACAAGCTCCAAGAGATGCGCTGTCGTAGATGTAACATTAGAGGACACCTGGTGAAGGACTGCAACAGGCCGGACCGTGTACCAGGCTCTTGTTTCATCTGTGGATCCATGGAGCATTGGGCGGCCAAATGTCCAGATAGGAAGGGCAGCCGTGAAACTAATGGACTCAACCGTACGAACCAGAGCAGCAACAATTTC TTTCCTTAA
- the LOC124462111 gene encoding uncharacterized protein LOC124462111 isoform X2: MSNAVQLSDFTLDQLKQWLSTLNMPTNGSRNELVLRLYSVPVETRGLAPPGWNEHDNSEHNLDDIQLMPNPDQLNEASIGDAIPRSVQQEAVNSNFNNNNDVALVQQLLQQLQLLIPRIEHGHDLGRSFQNSENNGNATGNVIDNNVANENIDDSSIPINGNATVEATNQYSGNSNGESMGIAFSLAKEVLMDFNGESCSKKWVAQLKNIGEVYNIGNTHLRMLFICKMKGKAHSWLHSEVTRIREPVAVLCEQLMAAFGEKMSKSQMRRHFEQRNWKFGEKFAVYLDDKLMLANNINIDEEELLDKVIEGIPDKGLRTQARIQCFANPKQMLAAFAEIHLEDIRRAAKDENETGRANKLQEMRCRRCNIRGHLVKDCNRPDRVPGSCFICGSMEHWAAKCPDRKGSRETNGLNRTNQSSNNFRAS, encoded by the exons ATGAGTAACGCAGTTCAACTATCCGATTTCACCCTCGACCAACTAAAACAATGGCTATCAACTTTAAACATGCCAACAAACGGCTCAAGAAACGAATTAGTGCTTCGTCTGTATAGTGTGCCAGTCGAAACACGTGGTCTTGCCCCACCTGGTTGGAACGAACATGATAATTCAGAGCATAATTTAGACGACATCCAATTGATGCCTAACCCAGACCAATTAAATGAAGCGTCAATTGGCGACGCAATTCCGAGAAGCGTACAACAAGAAGCGGTAAACTCCaatttcaacaacaacaacgatgtCGCGTTGGTTCAACAATTACTACAACAACTTCAACTGCTGATTCCTAGAATCGAGCATGGCCACGATTTGGGCAGATCTTTCCAGAATTCGGAAAACAATGGCAACGCCACTGGCAATGTTATCGATAACAACGTAGCTAATGAGAATATCGATGACAGCAGCATTCCCATCAATGGCAACGCCACAGTCGAAGCCACCAACCAATACTCTGGCAACTCAAACGGCGAATCGATGGGTATAGCTTTTTCACTGGCGAAGGAAGTATTGATGGACTTCAATGGCGAATCGTGCTCCAAAAAGTGGGTGGCTCAGCTTAAAAATATCGGTGAAGTGTATAACATAGGCAACACTCACTTACGAATGCTATTCATTTGCAAGATGAAAGGCAAGGCGCATTCATGGCTTCATTCGGAGGTTACACGTATTCGCGAGCCAGTAGCAGTACTATGCGAACAGTTAATGGCAGCTTTTGGAGAGAAGATGTCCAAGTCACAAATGCGTCGTCATTTCGAACAGCGTAATTGGAAGTTTGGCGAAAAGTTTGCAGTTTATCTGGACGACAAACTAATGTTAGCCAACAATATTAACATCGATGAAGAGGAGCTCCTTGATAAAGTTATCGAGGGTATACCTGACAAGGGATTACGCACTCAAGCACGGATCCAATGTTTCGCCAACCCTAAGCAGATGTTAGCTGCTTTCGCTGAGATACATCTAGAGGACATTCGACGCGCAGCTAAAGATGAAAACGAAACTGGCAGAGCAAACAAGCTCCAAGAGATGCGCTGTCGTAGATGTAACATTAGAGGACACCTGGTGAAGGACTGCAACAGGCCGGACCGTGTACCAGGCTCTTGTTTCATCTGTGGATCCATGGAGCATTGGGCGGCCAAATGTCCAGATAGGAAGGGCAGCCGTGAAACTAATGGACTCAACCGTACGAACCAGAGCAGCAACAATTTC CGTGCCTCATAG
- the LOC124462111 gene encoding uncharacterized protein LOC124462111 isoform X1 has protein sequence MSNAVQLSDFTLDQLKQWLSTLNMPTNGSRNELVLRLYSVPVETRGLAPPGWNEHDNSEHNLDDIQLMPNPDQLNEASIGDAIPRSVQQEAVNSNFNNNNDVALVQQLLQQLQLLIPRIEHGHDLGRSFQNSENNGNATGNVIDNNVANENIDDSSIPINGNATVEATNQYSGNSNGESMGIAFSLAKEVLMDFNGESCSKKWVAQLKNIGEVYNIGNTHLRMLFICKMKGKAHSWLHSEVTRIREPVAVLCEQLMAAFGEKMSKSQMRRHFEQRNWKFGEKFAVYLDDKLMLANNINIDEEELLDKVIEGIPDKGLRTQARIQCFANPKQMLAAFAEIHLEDIRRAAKDENETGRANKLQEMRCRRCNIRGHLVKDCNRPDRVPGSCFICGSMEHWAAKCPDRKGSRETNGLNRTNQSSNNFIRGVQFP, from the exons ATGAGTAACGCAGTTCAACTATCCGATTTCACCCTCGACCAACTAAAACAATGGCTATCAACTTTAAACATGCCAACAAACGGCTCAAGAAACGAATTAGTGCTTCGTCTGTATAGTGTGCCAGTCGAAACACGTGGTCTTGCCCCACCTGGTTGGAACGAACATGATAATTCAGAGCATAATTTAGACGACATCCAATTGATGCCTAACCCAGACCAATTAAATGAAGCGTCAATTGGCGACGCAATTCCGAGAAGCGTACAACAAGAAGCGGTAAACTCCaatttcaacaacaacaacgatgtCGCGTTGGTTCAACAATTACTACAACAACTTCAACTGCTGATTCCTAGAATCGAGCATGGCCACGATTTGGGCAGATCTTTCCAGAATTCGGAAAACAATGGCAACGCCACTGGCAATGTTATCGATAACAACGTAGCTAATGAGAATATCGATGACAGCAGCATTCCCATCAATGGCAACGCCACAGTCGAAGCCACCAACCAATACTCTGGCAACTCAAACGGCGAATCGATGGGTATAGCTTTTTCACTGGCGAAGGAAGTATTGATGGACTTCAATGGCGAATCGTGCTCCAAAAAGTGGGTGGCTCAGCTTAAAAATATCGGTGAAGTGTATAACATAGGCAACACTCACTTACGAATGCTATTCATTTGCAAGATGAAAGGCAAGGCGCATTCATGGCTTCATTCGGAGGTTACACGTATTCGCGAGCCAGTAGCAGTACTATGCGAACAGTTAATGGCAGCTTTTGGAGAGAAGATGTCCAAGTCACAAATGCGTCGTCATTTCGAACAGCGTAATTGGAAGTTTGGCGAAAAGTTTGCAGTTTATCTGGACGACAAACTAATGTTAGCCAACAATATTAACATCGATGAAGAGGAGCTCCTTGATAAAGTTATCGAGGGTATACCTGACAAGGGATTACGCACTCAAGCACGGATCCAATGTTTCGCCAACCCTAAGCAGATGTTAGCTGCTTTCGCTGAGATACATCTAGAGGACATTCGACGCGCAGCTAAAGATGAAAACGAAACTGGCAGAGCAAACAAGCTCCAAGAGATGCGCTGTCGTAGATGTAACATTAGAGGACACCTGGTGAAGGACTGCAACAGGCCGGACCGTGTACCAGGCTCTTGTTTCATCTGTGGATCCATGGAGCATTGGGCGGCCAAATGTCCAGATAGGAAGGGCAGCCGTGAAACTAATGGACTCAACCGTACGAACCAGAGCAGCAACAATTTC ATTCGGGGAGTCCAGTTTCCTTAA